Proteins from a genomic interval of Desulfuromonas thiophila:
- the tsaE gene encoding tRNA (adenosine(37)-N6)-threonylcarbamoyltransferase complex ATPase subunit type 1 TsaE, with translation MRLCCLVSNSPAQTGQIGWQLGQWLDAPCRILLQGDLGCGKTCLATALARGLGVPPQQPVASPTYTLMNSYQGRLPLYHFDLYRLAGAEELEDLGFDEFLYANGVSLVEWPDRDPRLQKDALRIQLRWLESESRELSFFADTLFQQQHAVLCHRIRTLAGLVPPDR, from the coding sequence GTGCGGCTCTGCTGTCTTGTCAGCAACAGCCCGGCGCAGACCGGACAGATTGGCTGGCAGCTCGGTCAGTGGCTGGACGCGCCCTGCCGGATTCTGCTGCAAGGGGATCTCGGTTGCGGTAAAACCTGTCTGGCAACAGCGCTGGCTCGCGGCTTGGGCGTGCCGCCCCAGCAGCCGGTGGCCAGCCCGACCTATACCCTGATGAACAGCTATCAGGGGCGGCTGCCGCTGTATCATTTTGATCTGTATCGTCTGGCCGGCGCGGAGGAACTTGAAGACCTCGGCTTTGATGAGTTTCTTTATGCAAACGGCGTTTCTCTGGTTGAATGGCCTGATCGTGATCCACGTCTGCAAAAGGATGCTTTGCGTATTCAGTTGCGCTGGCTGGAGTCCGAAAGTCGTGAGCTGTCTTTTTTTGCCGATACCCTCTTTCAACAGCAACATGCCGTTTTATGTCACCGAATCCGGACGCTGGCCGGGTTGGTGCCGCCCGACCGATAA
- a CDS encoding CBS domain-containing protein yields MMLYAQDIMTRDVIVVREDTSLQDFARQLQQHRVSAMPVVDGEGHLVGIISATDLVERDQPLHLPTVVSLFDWVLYLESEKKFAEQVRRLTAETVGELCQRQVISCGPLTPVSEVAALMTRNRIHLVPVVEEGRLLGVVARFDIIRTLE; encoded by the coding sequence ATGATGCTGTATGCCCAGGATATTATGACGCGCGATGTTATTGTCGTGCGGGAAGACACCAGCTTGCAGGACTTTGCCCGTCAGTTGCAGCAACACCGGGTCAGCGCCATGCCGGTGGTTGATGGCGAAGGCCATCTGGTTGGAATCATTTCGGCAACCGATCTGGTGGAGCGTGACCAGCCGTTGCATCTGCCAACGGTGGTTTCGCTGTTTGATTGGGTGCTGTATCTGGAAAGCGAAAAGAAATTTGCCGAGCAGGTACGCCGCCTGACGGCAGAGACGGTTGGTGAGCTGTGTCAGCGTCAGGTGATCAGTTGCGGGCCGCTGACACCGGTCAGTGAGGTGGCAGCCCTGATGACCCGTAACCGTATTCATCTGGTGCCAGTGGTGGAGGAAGGGCGCCTGCTGGGGGTGGTGGCGCGTTTCGACATTATTCGTACGCTGGAGTAG
- a CDS encoding aspartate kinase, which produces MALVVQKYGGTSVGTIEKIRNVAQRVARTYDEGNDVVVIVSAMAGETNKLVDLANAMCEFPNEREYDVLVSTGEQVTIALLSMCLQSMGYKAKSYLGPQIPIKTDSAFSRARILEIGEENIREDLKGGTIVVVAGFQGVDSEGNITTLGRGGSDTSAVAVAAGLKADVCEIYTDVDGVYTTDPRIVSDASKIEKISYEEMLEMASLGAKVLQIRSVEFAKKYDVVIHVRSSFNDNPGTLVMKEDAEMETVLVSGVTYNKDEAKISVMRVPDKPGIAARIFSPLSEANISVDMIIQNVSTQGMTDLTFTVPRTDLKKALKIIEEAAQGIGAAGVTSDDKVAKVSIVGVGMRSHSGVASKMFNALSAEGVNILMISTSEIKISCVIEDKYTELAVRVLHDAFGLGNAS; this is translated from the coding sequence ATGGCTCTGGTCGTACAGAAATACGGTGGAACATCCGTCGGAACAATTGAAAAGATTCGTAATGTCGCCCAGCGGGTGGCACGCACCTATGATGAAGGAAACGACGTTGTGGTGATCGTTTCCGCCATGGCGGGTGAAACCAACAAGCTGGTCGATCTGGCCAACGCGATGTGCGAGTTTCCTAACGAGCGCGAGTATGATGTGCTGGTCTCCACCGGTGAGCAGGTGACCATCGCGCTGCTATCCATGTGTCTGCAGTCCATGGGCTATAAAGCCAAGAGTTATCTTGGCCCTCAGATTCCCATCAAGACCGATAGCGCCTTTTCGCGTGCTCGCATTCTTGAAATCGGCGAGGAGAACATTCGCGAGGATCTCAAGGGCGGCACCATTGTGGTGGTGGCCGGTTTTCAGGGCGTGGACAGTGAGGGCAACATCACCACCCTTGGCCGAGGTGGTAGCGATACCTCGGCGGTAGCTGTGGCAGCCGGACTCAAGGCAGATGTCTGCGAGATCTACACCGATGTCGATGGCGTCTACACCACCGACCCGCGCATTGTCAGTGATGCCAGCAAGATCGAGAAGATCTCCTACGAGGAAATGCTCGAAATGGCTTCGCTGGGGGCCAAGGTGCTGCAGATCCGCTCGGTCGAATTCGCCAAGAAATACGATGTGGTTATTCATGTTCGTTCCAGTTTTAACGACAATCCCGGCACGCTGGTGATGAAGGAGGATGCAGAGATGGAGACCGTACTGGTTTCAGGTGTGACCTACAACAAGGACGAAGCGAAGATTTCCGTGATGCGGGTACCCGACAAGCCCGGTATCGCTGCCAGGATTTTCTCCCCGCTGTCTGAAGCCAACATCAGCGTCGACATGATCATTCAGAATGTGTCCACCCAGGGCATGACCGACCTGACTTTTACCGTGCCTCGTACCGACCTGAAAAAGGCTCTCAAGATTATTGAGGAAGCGGCGCAGGGTATTGGTGCTGCCGGTGTGACCTCGGATGATAAGGTCGCCAAGGTTTCGATCGTCGGTGTCGGTATGCGCTCCCATTCCGGCGTGGCCAGCAAGATGTTTAATGCCTTGAGTGCCGAAGGCGTCAACATCCTGATGATTTCCACCAGTGAAATCAAAATTTCCTGCGTCATTGAGGACAAATATACCGAACTGGCGGTGCGAGTGCTGCACGATGCCTTTGGTTTGGGCAACGCCAGCTGA